The following are from one region of the Salvia splendens isolate huo1 chromosome 2, SspV2, whole genome shotgun sequence genome:
- the LOC121766637 gene encoding probable protein phosphatase 2C 12: MLSKSGGHQTVPLSVLLKRELANEKIERPEITHGQASQSKKGEDLTFIKTECQRVLGDGVTTYSVFALFDGHNGSAAAIYAKENLLNNVLNAIPQDLNSEEWVAALPRALVAGFVKTDKDFQERAQTSGTTVTFVIIEGWVLTVASVGDSRGVLESAEGAIYYLSADHRLECSEEERERITASGGEVGRLNTGGGTEIGPLRCWPGGLCLSRSIGDMDVGEYIVPVPHVKQVKLSSTGGRLIVSSDGVWDAISAETAFECCRGMPPDAAASQIVKEAVQVKGLRDDTTCIVVDILPPEKNDPPKVPPKKQGKRGIKSMFRKKSSESTSLPEKEEHVEIDTVEEMFEEGSAFLSERLDSKYPVCNMFKLFVCAVCQAEIKPCEGISIHSGTTDLKKLRPWDGPFLCTSCHVKKDAMEGKRASRGSRYSSGSD; the protein is encoded by the exons ATGTTGTCTAAGAGTGGTGGCCATCAGACCGTCCCTTTATCGGTGTTGTTGAAACGGGAGCTTGCAAATGAGAAGATCGAGAGGCCAGAGATCACGCATGGCCAGGCCAGTCAGAGCAAGAAAGGCGAGGACTTGACCTTTATCAAGACCGAATGCCAACGAGTCTTAGGCGATGGAGTCACCACGTACTCTGTTTTTGCG ttatttgatgGTCATAATGGATCTGCAGCTGCAATCTATGCGAAGGAGAATCTCTTGAATAATGTTTTGAATGCTATTCCACAAGATCTTAACAGTGAAGAGTGGGTGGCGGCTTTACCCAGGGCTTTAGTTGCAGGGTTTGTCAAAACGGACAAAGATTTCCAGGAAAGAG CCCAAACTTCAGGAACAACGGTAACCTTTGTAATAATTGAGGGATGGGTCTTAACTGTTGCTTCAGTTGGTGATTCTCGTGGTGTGCTTGAATCAGCTGAAGGGGCGATATATTATCTCTCGGCAGATCATAGACTTGAATGCAGTgaagaaga GAGGGAGCGGATAACTGCAAGTGGCGGTGAAGTTGGACGCCTCAATACTGGAGGTGGCACAGAG ATTGGTCCGTTAAGATGTTGGCCCGGTGGCTTGTGTCTTTCACGGTCCATTGGCGATATGGATGTTGGGGAGTACATTGTTCCTGTACCTCATGTGAAGCAAGTCAAG CTATCATCAACTGGTGGAAGGCTTATTGTCTCGAGCGATGGTGTTTGGGATGCAATATCCGCAGAAACAGCTTTTGAGTGTTGCAGAGGAATGCCGCCAGACGCTGCAGCTTCACAGATTGTCAAA GAAGCCGTACAGGTGAAAGGGCTTCGAGATGATACAACGTGTATCGTTGTAGACATACTGCCTCCCGAGAAGAACGACCCGCCAAAAGTACCCCCTAAGAAGCAAGGGAAAAGAGGCATCAAGTCTATGTTCCGGAAGAAGTCCTCGGAGTCGACTTCTCTCCCCGAAAAGGAAGAACACGTTGAAATCGATACGGTGGAGGAAATGTTTGAGGAAGGATCAGCCTTCCTATCGGAGAG GTTGGACTCGAAGTACCCGGTGTGCAACATGTTCAAGCTGTTCGTTTGTGCCGTTTGCCAAGCAGAGATAAAACCCTGTGAGGGCATTTCAATACACTCAGGAACAACCGATTTGAAAAAGTTACGGCCTTGGGACGGCCCTTTCCTCTGCACGAGCTGCCATGTGAAGAAAGATGCCATGGAAGGGAAAAGAGCTTCCAGAG GTTCTAGGTATAGTAGTGGAAGTGACTAG